The genomic region aatcaagtgtaaagtgaaaaaagtgATGTGATATcagtccagcagggggcagcagaagTCAGTATATCCACTGGGATTTGTCAGTTACAGAAAACTTCAGAGGAATCCTCACAACAGTTTCTCCAGTGTTGTTGGAGCCGAAAAAGAGACCCTGAAGAATCTGCAGAAGATATTCAAATGTGTGGGTGCATCTTAGAGGATCAGTTCTCATTGCATGGCAGAGCTTTCCAAAGATTGGGACGATCATAGGCTGCAGACAAACTCAGCATCAAAGAAAGACGGTCCAACGTCTCAGGTGGAAAAGAGGTGCAGTCACctgtgcaaagaaaaaaagttgcagctTTATTGTGACTGCTCTCATCAGGaatatgtttttaaaggctGCTTGTTTGCACAtgcaactcaaacacacatctcTGACTGTGCATGCAAAAGGTAGACGATAAAGTGGATCTCTCTGGGTTGTATGCATCTCTGAAGTAGCATCAAGAAGCAACCGGCCTCCAAAGGTCACCTGGTCAGGTCGGATTAAAGCTCCCAGGATCAAACCAAGCGAGCTGGAGCAGCATTACGTTTCTCTACAGCTCAATGCATGGTGAATTTAAGGTTTAGAAACTCACTTGTAGcttatattttaatatatttgatgCCTTAAAGTCTGTCTTGAACAGATTGAGAGTTATTCAAAGACAGGACTCCGAAGCTATCCTCTGAAATACCTGCACACAGGCTTGGTGCACGGTCAGATCTTGAAAAAGCAGAAATCAGTGAATGAATTTGAGCAATTCCCACCCCGCCAGGTTGTGGACAAAAACAGCTTTTCCAGCGCTGTGGACACACAGAGCAGCCAGGCATTATCTGTCCCattgataaaaacacagaatgcTGACTCGGCTGAACCGCGGCCAGTCCAACGGCATCTACGTCCGGTCTGGAGCATCTAGCAGACCCCAAACCCCATCAACGTCCCCGACCTGCCCCTAAATCAGCCCCAGCCCCGGCCCAGTTGCTCTTGGCCTGTGGGTGCATGGAGCAGCTAAGCCCCTGTGCTGGACGGCCAAAGCCCTGCGGGATTAGACTAATGCAGGCGGCGGGAAGCTACTGGTGGTGAAACAACAGGCCTGGGAATTCATCCTGATCTTTACGTTAGTGTCCACCCTtagatgttttgttgtctttgattGCATAAGGTTTAACTGTGCAATCAAAAGGGCAAAGCTGTTGTTTCAAGTCTTCTTTAAtgcagcatgatgttcattttgtaGAGATTCAAGAAGGTGAGACCCTGTTCTGGATCCAAAATGCAAGACTCTTCCTTCTTGAGTGGTTTTAAATGGACTCATAGGAGGCCTCATGAAGCTGAATCCACGTCTTGTTTTAGGCCTTTGGATGCACAGGTTGCACGGCTAGAAGTTAAGGTTGATGCATCGCTGGTTTGGCTGCAGGGAAAGGAGTCTTGGGTGTTTAATGTTACCTTTGAAGTGACAAAGGAGACAGAGATGGTGCAGGATGTATGTGTGTCCTCAATTAAAGGAGAAGTGCAATTTTTCCTGCTGCAGGAGATGCACGGCGGCTGCAGGAGATGCACAGCGAAGTGAAAACAAAGAATAACACAACAACCCTGAAGATTTATGCAGCTATACTTCGGCAACACCTCTGTTCTGCCGGATACAATCACCAGCTTCGCAGAGAGCAATGCAacagctgtttctttttctcaaaTAAGCATATATTCTTCAACTCCAAAAgtctttctctgcagctttaccTTCCTGTAATGCTCTCAGACACTTAGAATAATGACTTGGGCCTctcaggaacaaaaacaagaactcttAGTGGACAGACGTCTCCCTCTGTGCTCAAATGGGCCTCACATAAGCTCTCTGTGATGAATCTTCTCTAAAAAGTAATCAAAACACATGACATCAATGTGATTCTGTTGGTTCTCATGTCTCTGAGTCCATCATTGCTGCTCCGTTGACCCAGcagacagatgtgtgtctgttaGATGCACCCTCTCTCAGGTACTCCGTGACTTCAGTTGCTTCCTGACCTCATCATCTGCGTccgtccctcctcctcctcctcctctccagccAGCAGGGTTTGTTTTGGCAGCCCAGGGTGTCTGGTCTGTGGGTGGCACTGGGTCTGGACCCAGCGGTGCCCCCACCACCCTCCccgtcctcctctccatcctcagcCAGATTCTGCTGACGGGGCCCAACCCTCCATGAGATAATGCCATTCCAGAGGGATCCTGGCTAAAGCCCCTCTTTCTGGCTCTCAGGTATAAAAAGAGGCGGCGGCTGTGGAGCAGAGGACGAAGCACTCTGCAAACTCTCCTTCACTTGTCGCTCTTCATCCACACACTGTTCCATATCCGTTCCCTCCTTCATCCCCTCTCCTGGAGTCTGAGCCGAGCAGCTGCCATCTTCACCCGAGCTTCACCGATCTGTCTGTGGTCACTATGGATGTTGCGATCCAGCACCCCTGGTTCAGACGCGCCATGGGCTCCGTCTACCCTGCACGACTCTTTGACCAGTTTTTCGGGGAGGGCATGTTCGACTATGACTTCTACCCCTACAGCTCCACCACCATCAGCCCTTACTACAGACAGACCCTTTTCCGCAGCTTTTTGGATTCCTTCAACTCCGGCGTTTCTGAGGTAAAGACACCAAAATTAAAACTTGAAACTCTTCATACCTCAGGGAAATACTTTAGACAAAGTTGGctaaatgttgatgttgttggagAGGTTGTTTTCATTAATGTTTACAACAGCAAAGCTAATCTAAACATCCCTTTCATCCTCTGTTTTAATCATTGTATATCTTTTAACTGAAAACAAACTACAGCTGAACAAAAACAtcctttagttttatttatctcTATCAAACTATCTTAGGCTATCCTTTCACAACGTTTTGATTCGATAAACCTTGTAGAATGTTTGTCTTACTCCTCAGGTGAGGTCTGATAAGGATAAGTTCACAGTTTACCTGGACGTGAAGCACTTCTCTCCCGACGAGCTCTGGGTGAAGGTCACCGACGAATACGTGGAGATCCAGGGCAAGCACGGAGAACGACAGGTAAGTCTCCGTTGCTTTGAAGACGGCGAGGTTTGATGATCGTGAATGCTGGCGATTATCTTGTATTCTAGTTTAAGTAGTTGGCAAAGACGTACACCTTCTCACTTTAAGTTGTCTTTTAAACTAAAAcatctcctgctttcttttgatGTCAAATGCAAAGTGTTAAAAAAGGGGATTCTGTAGAGTGATGATCACTATAAACCATCTTTGCGATACttgtctcatttgcttttcacaaagaggcatcagtttgtttcataaccagctgtaAAAAAGCTGTGAGAAACTCTTCGTTAGTGTCTGACTTTGGCGCACCCTGTGGGCATTGACGTGCATCTTATCACTTAGAAATTTGAAGtcactcattgtgaatatttgctgcagaaaatgcagagagaggttgTTCTTCTGCATCTAGTCGGATTCTAAAAATGGAtgccacagccttgtcactgaTTTTGATTTTGCATGCATTAAAGAGGCATCACGAccagttaaaactcctcactggagctttaaaaccGACTGGTACGGACTGCAGGAAGGCAACCACTGCTCAGCTTTCCTGCTGACGAATTAACTCCCCTAAAGTCGATAAAATGACAGTGGAAATCGTGGAAATCAAATTATAAACTTGATCTATAAAATGCATTTCAGACCAACATGAGAGCATAAAAACGGTCGACTGAGTACCGTCCTTCTGAGTTAAAGTGGTTGAAGCAGGAGGACGACATGTTGAATTATTTTGGAGTGCATCCACGGTGTTTGTTTGCAGGACATCAGAGCTCAAGTGAAGCTCTtatcctcagcacatcattgtTCACACGCAGCTCAGAGTCATGACAATGAAATAATCTGAAGGGGAGCAGATAAAAAGTCAGTGCAGGATAAAAAGGTTATCTTGTAGCTTAGCATCTAAACTGTTGTATCAGCAGCATGCTCTTTAGTTTGAACATCAAGTCTTTTCCTgactctttcctctctttcaggACGACCACGGCTACATCTCTCGCGAGTTCCACCGCCGCTACCGCCTCCCCTCCAATGTCGACCAATCAGCCATCACCTGCACCCTCTCAGCTGACGGCCTGCTCACCCTGTGGGGGCCGAAAGCCAGCGGGGGGAACGAATCCGGCCGCAGCGAGCGCAACATCCCCGTCACTCGCGACGACAAGCCCAACGCCGCCGTCTCCTCCTAGAAACCGAGTGGTGGCTGATCCTGCGTCGATGGACCAGGGATGGACCGAGTCTCCATCCTCCACCTTTTGGCTTTTTCTTCTCACTTTCGAGGATTTCTGTGTCCTCCGTAGGTTCCTCGTAGCACACAGTATTATCATTAGTATTACTGTTTTGAGCTTAACATAACTCTCCCTGTGAGGGTGGTCGAGTGAGTGAGGGGCGCCTGGAGGGTTTACAGACAAACCCCACATCAGGACGGTTGTCGATGGTCTTCGTCAGAGCGAGCGAGCCCTCTGACGCTACAGGTGGGTGGACAGGTGGGTGGGGTTAAGCTTGGAGGTAAATGTCACTCATGTCTTGTCCCAGATGTTCCATCAGTGAAGTTCTCCGAGGCCCGGGCTGCTTCCATTCTtgtgctctcctctcctgtcttaAATATATCCTGTTCTGTAGCTTAGGCCTTGTTTAATGGATACCTGCTCATTACTGAGAAGTCCATGCTGAAGAAACAGATAATAAAGCTGTACGATTAACAAAAAGCAACTCATGTGtggatttattcatttattctccTCATCAGGTTTGACTCTGGAGCAGCTCTAATAGATTTAGATAGTTACAGAGCTCCCTgaggctttaaataaaatgcatccgagaggtttttattctgaaaggcaGATTATTTGTCGCTGAGGATATTCCTGTGAAGCATTGTGTATATCCTCAGAATTCTGGACGCAGCAAAACAACAAAGTCAGCAGTGAAGTGCCAAAAACTTCCctcatagagccccatgttaaaattcTAAAATGAACTTATAACCATGTTACAGCTGAGCTAAATTaactgtttcattttaaatctaaaaggaGAGCTGCGCCCAGAAATGTGTGCACAAAAAAGCAAGTGGCTGCTTCTCTTTCTTGTGGTGACACGTTTTAACACGTTAACTCCtttataataatgcatttaaagaaaacaggggTGTAATTTACAGTGATTACATCTTGTGGAGTTCCAGTTTGGCTGCAAAGACTCGTCAAAATAGGACAACGAAGGATCAGCAGAGGTAGGTGGCATGACTCCAGGAAAAGTGGCTGAGCTCAGCTGCCGTACAGAGGGCTAAAAAGACACTTACCAGAGCGACTTGTATCCCAGATTTTAGTCTTACTTCACCTTTTTAATTCTAAGTTGAAACTTAAGGTTATGGATAATTAGGGGCATGAAGAAACAGACTCGATAGGTGTCTGTTTGGTATCATCAAACTGAACTTCTATCTCTAAAATTTAATTTCTGCCCTCAAAAACTACAAAGAAGACCAAACTGGAGGCTTGTAAATTAGTGCACAACTGGATGAATGCATTATAATGGGCGTTGTTTCCTCACAGTAAAGTCAGCGTAAAGACATTTCAGTGTGCATAGGTCATAAACATGCTGATATGTGCTTGATATCACACACATTACAGGCAACACTTTAACAATTTAAAAGAGCTTGATTTTACAAACTGGACTGTGTTGCCTTTAAAAGTAAAAGGAACATATTAGGAGATGTGGGATGATTCCAGACGTATTTCATGTCACAGAACAAAACGTGAAGATCTCTACAATAGTCTCAACAACACACTTAGAGTGCAACATTTAACTTATTCAGGGTTTTAAGGGCTACTAACGGCCGTAGATTAAAAACAAGGCTGAAATATGTGATGAAAGCAGAGAGATGGTGCTCTGAAAGTGTCCAAACCTCAACTTTAATATTAAACAGCATTACTGTATTTACTTTGTGTGCGAAAGTCCTGTTACAGCAAAACAAATCTTCGAACAGATCCAGTAAAAAAGAGCGGAATTTAACTTGTATAAGTTTTCATCTGATAAGAACTTTCTCCTCAACAGATCTAACAGTCATGAACTGGAGTAAACACAGGGCTCTAAAGGTTCTGAATCCACATCAAAAGCCGCCCTGTTTACATCCCAAaccctgaaaacacaaacactctcccGTTTGATCTCTCCTGTCCCGTGTCTACAACTAATGCTCGGTGGAGCTGCGATGCTTTGACACATGTTGTACCTGTTGGAGGGCCCGCAGGTCCTCCAGAGTCTGCTGAGCAGCCAGTCTCAAGGTAGGCTGCACGCTGGAGGTGAGCTGGCTGACCCTGGCCTGGAGGTCTGGATCCAGCAGGGAGGAGCCCAGCAGGAgcagcacttcctcctccagcaACACCGACTGCAGGAGACGCAGGGAGTGGAGGCACACCTCCCAGTCTCCATCTGTCAGACACGCAGAGAGCAGACGTTAAcacctggtgtgtgtgtgggtttacAGTGTGAAGTGTGTAGATGTTAAGAATGGAGAGGATCTGCTGTCTTCTGCAGGAAGAAACAAAACCTCTGAACGAGACTCATTCTCACCGTCCAGCAGGGTCCAAAAGAGAGGCAGCAGTCCCGGGTTCTCACTGATGAGCTTCAGTCCTTTAATGCTGATGCTGACGTTATAGAGAGCCATCAGCATCaatctgcagacaaacacaggtAGAGTCAGATGAATGAAACACTGCGGAAGAGCAGCACTGACACCTGCTGATCACATCGAGTCACTGACACGCCTGACTCACAATCTGAGCTCATGCACGCTGGAGCTTTTCACAAACTGTGGATGTTGGTGGATGCAGACTTTGTAGTGCCTTTAATTTACTTGTGGAAACTATAAAGAGAATGTCTCTCTTAAACCAAGTGGACGTTGAAAAGACTGTAAATGTGGAAGAGGTTCTCTTACTTTGTGTACCTCAGGCTGCAAAGCTTCACTCTTCTCACGGCTTTGTTTTAGAAATCTATCTTTAGAGATGAGGGAGTTTTTGGACCTTATTTATAAACCCCTAAAGGACTAACTGCCCTGCCAGTTTGGACTTGATTATTGATTATAAAATGATTAAACATCATACTTTGATCATGCATATTGCATAAGAGAGCTGCATTAAGGTAAACTTGCAAAATCTGAAGTTATGCCACATTTCCCTCCCATCATATTTTGCTGGATGTCTGTATCTCATTGCTTGGAGTGCACCTAAAATGTACTTCTATTTTTATGATTATTCATTGATCAGATAGTCATTCTGCAGgtgctttgtgttgtgtttcctccaCCTACACTTTCAGTTTGGGGAAGACACCGGGCCTCAtcagctccagcagcttcaTCAGAGTGTCCAGCAGACCGTGAGTCGAGCTGGACAAGAAGTCCCGTCCACACGTCACCGCTGCGATGTCTGATTGAGGAGTAAGCACAGGGTGGATTCACTCCAGCTCATGCTTCATTTAGGTTTTAAGTATCAGTCTGAAAGTGTGCATGCGCTGTGAACTCACTGGTGATTGTTCCGGCAACAGCTAGAACAAACTGGTGCTCCTGGGAGTTCAGGTCTTCAATCTTCACCTCCTCATCCAGAGATCGGACGAAGCTCTCCAGAGTCTGAGCAGCAACAACCAGGAAGGACTGCAGCttcccctgcacacacacacaaaacacacatcagaAACAGAGACCCACTTGTGacatgacacatttaaaatttcTGCAGACGCACATCAGCCAGCCAGTGTGTGACTGTCTGCTCGCTGGAGGAGCAGCTCCACAGcagactgcaggctgcagaTCCAAGGCTGGAGCAGAAGTccgcctgctgctgcagctcggCGCCGCTCTGCCACAGCTGCTCACGCAAGAGCAGCTtctcctgaaaacacacacagacgcacaaagGGTTAACTCACAGCAGGGGATTTCCTCCTTTGGGTGCACATATTAGTGTGTTATGTGTTCCTGtgtacctctctctctttctgacacTCGGTCTGCACTGCGTCCAGTCTGGACTGAAGGTGCAGACACTCCTGCCTCAGCTGCTCCTGTTCCTGCGTTAGCTGCTCCTTCActgcaacaacacaaacacacacaagggtGTAGCAACTTAACCACACTTTACTGTAACACTGATTGTATGCTAACGCTGAATTCACAttgttgaagtgttttctgtcttaAGGGAGGTTTATTGGGAGTGTACCTGTGTGAGCTGCTCGAGCTTTGTGCAGCATCTCCATCAGATCTCTGTTCAGGACTCGGGGCAGGAACTCCCTCAGCTGCATCACTTCTGTGGTCAACTTCTCCAAATCTCTTTTCCTCACTCGGACAAAACCATCCTGAGAGAAAGATAAGATTACAGACGTCCAAATATTAATATCAATGAATTGAATTAATGAAacgtgctgtataaataaagcttgattgattgatttgttgtgCTTTTACGAGATATGTTTTTGCCTTGGTGTAAAGCAGTAATATATGAACATACTATAAGGCTTTATCCTCCAATAAACAAGgggataagacaaaaaaaatacacatcttATCTGAGTAGAGTgtaggaaaataaaattatcttACATCTGTGCTTGTTGGGTTATTTTCTTTAGTAATTGGAACACATGAGGTCATTTGTTTGGCTGTCATGCTAACTTTCCAATGAAGTTAAAGATTTAATCACAGTTATGTCTATAAAATAGTGGTAGAAATATCATATTTATTCAAATTTAAAGGGGAGCATCTCAGCccaaatacattaaaaaggaTAATTGACATATTTTGTAGTGGAGTGTCCCTTTAATGTTTAGTTTCCTTTACTTTGAAAAGAAGAGGATTAACCCTACATGGTAGGGTTAGGTTTAAATACGTCAAACAAAGACTGAAGGTGTgtttctgtggagctgaaaggcGTACCTGTACCTGTTTTATAGCCTCTACCTTTGCTCCAGGTGGACCCAGGGCCAGGTATTTCCCGCCTAAAGAGGACGCCATCTCGTGGTGGGTGTGTAAACTGTAGTTTCTGACTTTGTTGGGCTGTTGGTTCTTCTTTTTCTGAGAGGTTTGATACAAAATGAAGCATTGTTAGTAAATCATTAATTAATTGTTTCATAGGTAGCACAATGACATTGTTTAAAAACTATCAAATATTggtaataatcataataatttgacagatttTTCAGTTATATCTCACACATATCCCTTACTCGTGAGTGTTATTAAAAAGTATTCTTTAATTTAAGGGGAACATAAAGTACTTTATTAATAACTTTAAGGCCCACTGTTGTGTCGAGCACTCCACGTCCAGATTCCAGTCCGGGTTTTGTGGCTCCCCCGCCGGGCAGAGGAGCTTATCTCCCCTTCCTTTGTGTTTAAACCGTTTTCAGTGCACTCTGTAGGACCGGGGACACTGCAGAGACCGGGAGAGACCGCTTTCTGTCAGACTTTACTCATGTCTCTGGGACCAGAACCGGACTTCTCCAATGATGATGTGTTCAGCAGCCGGTTCCCCGTCCACCGCGCCTGCAGGGATGGGGATGTGGGAGTTCTGGTCTCACTCtcacagaaccagactcatctgACTGCTGAGGACTCCAGCTACGGGTGGACCCCCTTACACTGGGCTGCTCACTACGGACAGGTAGGGATTAGTGAACTGTTAGCTAGATTAAGAGATTTAACCACAGAGATAGTCTTCTCTTCGTCCCCTAAAACTTACACTAACTACTTCATTTGAATCCAACTTAAATCACTGCTTCTCTAATTGATCTCATAAACATTTACAGACATAACATGGCTAAAGAAACAACTCTTAAATGTTTATAGATAAAGGATAATGTGATGGGAAAGTAACGCACCAGAAGCAGCCGCCGTTGTCTGTTTGTTACTGTACAATAAAGTTTTACAgttgaaaaaatattaaataaataaagtagccTGTTTCCAGCGTTTTGATTGGTTCCCAGGGAGCCAATCACCGCTCAGGCGGCAAAACAGCATcatacacaaatacatttaaaaccatttttatgcacaattaaaaacaagGAAAGTATTAAAGTTAGAGgttaaaaatggacaaaaatgaaaatgaatcacacatatacatttttaataatttattccAATTTTCATGATTAATTTAAAACAGGAAAACTACACATTTTAtgctttttaagtgtttaaaagtttatttttagtgtttgaATTCAACCAGATAACCCCCAAATTAAAGTAAATGTGAATTAAATCATTATAGATTGATTAATGACATGAGTTCACCATTTCATggtaaagaaagacagaattgCAATATATCAACAACCgcgtgcaatattgtaatttattctataacatattttattattatatccaTCCACTAatatagtatttttatttgtatttagtttttttagggttagttttta from Notolabrus celidotus isolate fNotCel1 chromosome 24, fNotCel1.pri, whole genome shotgun sequence harbors:
- the hsf2bp gene encoding heat shock factor 2-binding protein isoform X2; this encodes MASSLGGKYLALGPPGAKVEAIKQDGFVRVRKRDLEKLTTEVMQLREFLPRVLNRDLMEMLHKARAAHTVKEQLTQEQEQLRQECLHLQSRLDAVQTECQKEREEKLLLREQLWQSGAELQQQADFCSSLGSAACSLLWSCSSSEQTVTHWLADGKLQSFLVVAAQTLESFVRSLDEEVKIEDLNSQEHQFVLAVAGTITNIAAVTCGRDFLSSSTHGLLDTLMKLLELMRPGVFPKLKVLMLMALYNVSISIKGLKLISENPGLLPLFWTLLDDGDWEVCLHSLRLLQSVLLEEEVLLLLGSSLLDPDLQARVSQLTSSVQPTLRLAAQQTLEDLRALQQVQHVSKHRSSTEH
- the hsf2bp gene encoding heat shock factor 2-binding protein isoform X3, with the protein product MASSLGGKYLALGPPGAKDGFVRVRKRDLEKLTTEVMQLREFLPRVLNRDLMEMLHKARAAHTVKEQLTQEQEQLRQECLHLQSRLDAVQTECQKEREEKLLLREQLWQSGAELQQQADFCSSLGSAACSLLWSCSSSEQTVTHWLADGKLQSFLVVAAQTLESFVRSLDEEVKIEDLNSQEHQFVLAVAGTITNIAAVTCGRDFLSSSTHGLLDTLMKLLELMRPGVFPKLKVLMLMALYNVSISIKGLKLISENPGLLPLFWTLLDDGDWEVCLHSLRLLQSVLLEEEVLLLLGSSLLDPDLQARVSQLTSSVQPTLRLAAQQTLEDLRALQQVQHVSKHRSSTEH
- the hsf2bp gene encoding heat shock factor 2-binding protein isoform X1 — encoded protein: MASSLGGKYLALGPPGAKVEAIKQVQDGFVRVRKRDLEKLTTEVMQLREFLPRVLNRDLMEMLHKARAAHTVKEQLTQEQEQLRQECLHLQSRLDAVQTECQKEREEKLLLREQLWQSGAELQQQADFCSSLGSAACSLLWSCSSSEQTVTHWLADGKLQSFLVVAAQTLESFVRSLDEEVKIEDLNSQEHQFVLAVAGTITNIAAVTCGRDFLSSSTHGLLDTLMKLLELMRPGVFPKLKVLMLMALYNVSISIKGLKLISENPGLLPLFWTLLDDGDWEVCLHSLRLLQSVLLEEEVLLLLGSSLLDPDLQARVSQLTSSVQPTLRLAAQQTLEDLRALQQVQHVSKHRSSTEH
- the cryaa gene encoding alpha-crystallin A chain, with product MDVAIQHPWFRRAMGSVYPARLFDQFFGEGMFDYDFYPYSSTTISPYYRQTLFRSFLDSFNSGVSEVRSDKDKFTVYLDVKHFSPDELWVKVTDEYVEIQGKHGERQDDHGYISREFHRRYRLPSNVDQSAITCTLSADGLLTLWGPKASGGNESGRSERNIPVTRDDKPNAAVSS